A region of Lacinutrix sp. Hel_I_90 DNA encodes the following proteins:
- a CDS encoding prolyl oligopeptidase family protein produces the protein MKKTALCLLTFLLIMSCKEEQKTRKEITIDYPKTETVDTVTNYFGTEIKDPYRWLEEDRSAETEAWVKAQNKTTFGYLEAIPFREELKARLEKLWNYEKIGAPFKEGDYTYFYKNNGLQNQYVIYRYKTGEAPETATIFLDPNTFKEDGTISLGGLSFSKDGKTLAYSISEGGSDWRKILIMNAETKAIIGDTIIDVKFSGMSWYKNEGFYYSSYDKPKGSELSAKTDQHKVYYHKLGTSQKDDDIIYGNTPEEKHRYISGSVTEDNRYLLISPRSSTSGNKLYIKDLTQPNSKFIEIMGDTDSNTYVIENVGTTLYLVTNREAPNQKIVTVDASNPTPDQWKDFIPETENVLSPSTAGGYFFAEYMVDAVSKVMQYDYTGKLVRDVELPGLGSVGGFSAKKEEKELYYSFTNYVTPGNIYNYDIEKGTSELYRKPAIDFNPEDYESNQVFYTSKDGTKVPMIITHKKGIVLNGQNPTILYGYGGFNVSLTPGFSITNAVWMEQGGIYAVPNLRGGGEYGRAWHDAGTQLKKQNVFDDFIAAAEYLIDKKYTSSAYLAISGGSNGGLLVGATMTQRPDLMKVALPAVGVLDMLRYHTFTAGAGWAYDYGTAEDSKEMFDYLKGYSPVHNVKAGVHYPATLITTGDHDDRVVPAHSFKFAAELQSKQTGNNPTLIRIETDAGHGAGTPVSKTIEQAADIFGFTLYNMGFDVLPTKIETFKD, from the coding sequence ATGAAAAAAACAGCACTTTGCTTACTAACATTTTTACTGATTATGTCTTGTAAAGAAGAACAAAAAACACGAAAAGAAATCACAATAGACTACCCGAAAACGGAAACAGTAGATACTGTAACAAACTATTTTGGAACCGAAATTAAAGATCCTTATCGTTGGTTAGAAGAGGACAGAAGCGCTGAGACCGAAGCCTGGGTAAAAGCACAAAATAAAACGACTTTTGGCTATTTAGAGGCCATCCCCTTTCGCGAGGAATTAAAAGCCCGTCTAGAAAAATTATGGAATTACGAAAAAATAGGCGCGCCTTTTAAAGAAGGCGATTACACCTATTTTTATAAAAATAATGGGCTTCAGAATCAATATGTGATCTACCGATATAAAACTGGGGAAGCTCCAGAAACAGCGACTATCTTTCTAGATCCAAACACCTTTAAAGAAGATGGCACCATTTCTCTTGGAGGACTAAGTTTTTCTAAAGACGGAAAAACCTTAGCCTATTCAATTTCTGAAGGCGGAAGCGATTGGCGAAAAATCTTGATCATGAATGCTGAAACCAAAGCAATAATTGGAGACACCATAATCGATGTTAAATTTAGTGGCATGTCTTGGTATAAAAACGAAGGCTTTTACTATTCTAGCTACGATAAGCCTAAAGGGAGCGAATTATCTGCAAAAACAGATCAGCACAAAGTATACTATCACAAATTAGGAACGTCACAAAAAGACGATGACATCATTTATGGCAATACGCCAGAAGAAAAGCACAGATACATTTCTGGTAGTGTGACCGAAGATAACAGGTATTTACTAATATCGCCGCGTAGCTCAACGTCAGGTAATAAATTATATATAAAAGATTTAACGCAGCCTAACTCAAAATTCATTGAAATTATGGGTGACACAGACAGCAATACGTATGTTATTGAAAACGTAGGAACCACCTTGTATTTAGTGACCAATCGTGAGGCGCCAAACCAGAAGATTGTAACAGTTGATGCCTCTAATCCAACACCAGACCAATGGAAAGATTTTATTCCGGAAACCGAAAACGTCCTGAGTCCATCTACTGCAGGTGGCTACTTTTTTGCCGAATATATGGTAGACGCTGTCTCTAAAGTAATGCAATATGACTATACAGGAAAGTTAGTGCGAGACGTTGAATTGCCTGGCCTAGGATCTGTTGGAGGGTTTAGTGCCAAAAAGGAAGAAAAAGAATTGTATTACTCCTTTACAAATTATGTAACTCCTGGAAATATTTATAACTATGATATTGAAAAAGGAACTTCAGAGCTATACCGCAAGCCGGCCATAGATTTCAATCCAGAAGACTATGAAAGTAATCAGGTGTTTTACACTTCAAAAGATGGCACAAAAGTACCAATGATTATTACACATAAAAAAGGAATCGTTCTTAACGGACAAAACCCGACCATTCTTTATGGTTACGGTGGATTCAATGTTAGTTTAACCCCTGGATTTAGCATCACCAATGCTGTATGGATGGAACAAGGCGGCATTTATGCTGTACCAAACTTACGAGGCGGTGGAGAATATGGCAGAGCATGGCACGACGCCGGGACACAATTAAAAAAACAAAATGTGTTTGATGATTTTATTGCTGCTGCTGAGTACCTTATAGACAAAAAATATACCTCATCAGCCTATCTAGCGATTAGTGGTGGCTCTAATGGCGGATTGTTAGTTGGTGCAACAATGACCCAACGTCCTGATTTAATGAAGGTCGCCTTACCAGCGGTAGGTGTTTTAGACATGTTGCGTTATCACACCTTTACAGCAGGCGCCGGTTGGGCTTACGATTATGGCACAGCCGAAGACAGTAAAGAAATGTTTGACTATTTAAAAGGCTACTCGCCAGTTCATAATGTAAAAGCAGGAGTACACTATCCCGCAACCTTAATTACCACAGGGGATCATGATGACCGTGTGGTACCAGCACATAGCTTTAAGTTTGCTGCTGAGTTACAGAGCAAACAAACAGGAAATAACCCAACACTCATTCGTATTGAGACAGATGCCGGACATGGTGCAGGAACACCAGTAAGTAAAACGATAGAACAAGCCGCAGATATTTTTGGCTTCACCTTATACAATATGGGTTTTGATGTGCTGCCAACCAAAATAGAAACGTTTAAAGATTAA
- a CDS encoding thymidine kinase — MFLENTVNQKEQFGWIEVICGSMFSGKTEELIRRLKRAQFAKQKVEIFKPAIDVRYDDEMVVSHDANEIRSTPVPAAANIPILADGCDVVGIDEAQFFDDEIVRVCNDLANKGVRVIVAGLDMDFKGNPFGPMPNLMATAEYVTKVHAVCTRTGNLAQFSYRKNKSEDLVLLGETEEYEPLSRAAYYKATMREKIRTMKVKDAEDLTAKQKKPDA; from the coding sequence ATGTTTCTTGAAAATACAGTAAATCAAAAAGAACAATTTGGTTGGATTGAAGTCATTTGTGGCTCAATGTTCTCAGGTAAAACTGAAGAACTCATTCGCAGACTTAAACGCGCCCAATTTGCTAAGCAAAAAGTAGAAATCTTTAAGCCTGCTATAGATGTGCGTTATGACGACGAAATGGTGGTCTCACATGATGCCAATGAAATTCGTTCAACCCCAGTTCCAGCAGCTGCTAATATTCCTATTTTAGCAGATGGATGTGACGTGGTTGGAATTGACGAAGCTCAGTTTTTTGATGATGAAATCGTTAGGGTATGCAATGATTTAGCAAACAAGGGGGTTCGCGTTATTGTCGCAGGATTAGACATGGATTTTAAAGGCAATCCTTTTGGCCCGATGCCAAATCTAATGGCAACCGCCGAATATGTTACTAAAGTGCATGCGGTCTGCACCCGAACAGGGAATTTAGCACAATTTAGTTATAGAAAAAACAAAAGTGAAGACCTTGTTCTTCTTGGTGAAACAGAGGAATATGAACCATTGAGTCGGGCGGCCTATTACAAAGCAACGATGCGTGAGAAAATAAGAACGATGAAGGTGAAAGATGCTGAAGACCTTACTGCAAAACAAAAAAAACCAGATGCCTAA
- a CDS encoding aspartate-semialdehyde dehydrogenase, which yields MKLAVVGVTGMVGEVMRKVLEERNFKITEFIPVASEKSVGKKITFKNKECTIVGLETAVAMKPDVALFSAGGNTALEWAPKFAAVGTTVIDNSSAFRMDHDKKLIVPEINASALTKNDKIIANPNCSTIQMVMALAPLHKKYKIKRIVVSTYQSISGTGVKAVQQLENELAGIKGEMAYHYPINRNAIPHCDVFEENGYTKEEMKLVRETQKILDDKTIAVTATAVRIPTAGGHSEAVNVEFENDFDINEVRQLLSQTDGVTVQDNLDTNTYPMPLYANGKDDVFVGRIRRDGSQPNTLNLWIVSDNLRKGAATNTVQIAEYLVNNNLI from the coding sequence ATGAAATTAGCTGTAGTTGGTGTCACAGGCATGGTTGGCGAAGTAATGCGTAAAGTCTTAGAAGAACGCAATTTTAAAATTACAGAATTTATTCCTGTAGCTTCAGAAAAATCTGTTGGTAAAAAAATAACCTTCAAAAATAAGGAATGCACTATTGTTGGTCTTGAAACAGCTGTAGCGATGAAACCTGATGTTGCATTATTTTCTGCAGGTGGAAATACCGCTTTAGAATGGGCTCCAAAATTTGCGGCTGTTGGTACGACGGTTATCGATAATTCTTCAGCTTTCAGAATGGATCATGATAAAAAATTAATTGTGCCAGAAATTAATGCTTCAGCTTTAACTAAAAATGATAAAATCATAGCGAACCCTAATTGCTCAACCATTCAAATGGTTATGGCATTAGCCCCGTTGCACAAAAAATATAAAATTAAACGTATCGTTGTTTCTACCTACCAATCCATTTCTGGAACTGGCGTAAAAGCTGTTCAACAATTAGAAAATGAATTAGCAGGCATAAAAGGAGAAATGGCATACCATTATCCTATAAACAGAAACGCCATTCCACATTGTGATGTTTTTGAAGAGAATGGGTACACAAAAGAAGAAATGAAATTGGTTCGTGAGACACAAAAAATTCTCGATGATAAAACCATTGCTGTTACAGCGACAGCTGTGCGTATTCCAACTGCTGGCGGACACAGTGAGGCGGTGAATGTGGAATTTGAAAACGATTTTGATATTAATGAGGTCAGACAGCTATTAAGCCAGACTGATGGAGTTACCGTGCAAGATAATTTAGACACAAATACCTATCCTATGCCATTATACGCCAATGGAAAAGATGATGTTTTTGTTGGTCGTATTCGTCGTGATGGATCGCAACCTAATACTTTAAACCTGTGGATTGTTAGTGATAATTTACGAAAAGGTGCTGCTACAAATACCGTGCAGATTGCCGAGTACCTAGTAAACAACAATCTTATATAG
- the rsmI gene encoding 16S rRNA (cytidine(1402)-2'-O)-methyltransferase yields the protein MSKLYIVPTPIGNLEDMTFRAISVLKAADYILAEDTRTSGKLLKHFEVNTPMQSHHMHNEHKTVARLIERLKSGETIALISDAGTPAISDPGFLLTRACVENNIEVDCLPGATAFVPALVNSGLPNDKFVFEGFLPVKKGRQTRLMLLAEETRTIIFYESPHKLIKTLGHFCEFFGDDRPVSVSRELTKLYEETIRGTAKEVLQHYTNKPPKGEIVIVVGGKK from the coding sequence ATGAGTAAACTCTACATCGTACCTACACCCATTGGTAATCTAGAAGACATGACCTTTAGAGCCATTTCTGTTTTAAAGGCTGCCGATTATATTTTAGCTGAAGACACCAGAACTTCAGGCAAATTGTTAAAGCATTTTGAGGTCAACACTCCAATGCAAAGTCACCACATGCACAATGAGCATAAAACAGTGGCAAGACTCATAGAGCGCTTAAAAAGTGGAGAAACCATAGCTTTAATTAGTGATGCTGGAACACCAGCGATTTCAGATCCTGGGTTTTTACTTACTCGTGCTTGTGTAGAGAACAATATTGAGGTGGATTGTTTGCCAGGGGCGACTGCCTTTGTTCCAGCCTTAGTAAACTCAGGGCTTCCAAACGATAAATTTGTTTTTGAAGGCTTTTTGCCAGTGAAAAAAGGGAGGCAAACGCGCTTGATGTTGTTAGCCGAAGAAACCCGAACAATCATTTTTTACGAAAGTCCACATAAGCTCATTAAAACTTTAGGACATTTTTGTGAGTTTTTTGGTGATGACAGGCCGGTTTCGGTATCACGAGAATTGACAAAACTATACGAAGAAACCATTCGTGGTACTGCAAAAGAAGTTCTTCAACATTACACGAACAAACCACCAAAAGGCGAAATAGTTATTGTCGTAGGTGGAAAAAAGTAA
- a CDS encoding T9SS type A sorting domain-containing protein yields the protein MHTKPLLLVIFLFVFCSSPLLHAQTPYGNAGDHTAVMLGSPDAPFGYYEYLPTSFNQSSSTTYPLVLFYHGLGEKGNGTTELYKVLANGPPKLIEQGSDFEAIIISPQSASGWFSPANFLSLFDYLTTNYPIDLSRVYVTGLSAGGGGTWNALKGHYDKIAAAVPICGAGSVADPSDFLQQTPIWAHHNFNDNTVGKGQTINNMNRIANITNSVMTVYPYGSSNSVAADDYSMQFDTNTQTWSSSAGVHEPNDKLSFTLYKNGNHDAWTKTYNNQEVWDWMFAQSLNTLSTDAENLEISFKIYPNPTSNKATIITANTAEKKVEIYNLLGTKIYSNVLFKELDVNVSTYASGVYIVKVSDANNNQKTIRMIVN from the coding sequence ATGCATACTAAACCGCTACTATTAGTTATATTTCTTTTTGTTTTTTGTAGTTCACCGCTATTACATGCGCAAACGCCTTATGGCAATGCTGGTGATCACACCGCCGTCATGTTGGGTAGTCCAGACGCTCCTTTTGGTTATTACGAATATCTGCCAACAAGCTTTAATCAGTCGTCTAGTACCACTTATCCACTTGTTTTATTCTATCATGGTTTGGGAGAAAAAGGTAATGGAACTACAGAATTATATAAAGTATTAGCTAATGGCCCACCAAAATTAATTGAACAAGGTTCTGATTTTGAAGCTATTATAATTTCGCCCCAAAGTGCTTCAGGTTGGTTTAGCCCCGCTAATTTTTTAAGTCTTTTTGACTACTTAACTACTAATTATCCTATAGACCTAAGTAGAGTATACGTAACAGGTTTAAGTGCTGGTGGCGGTGGCACATGGAATGCCTTAAAAGGTCATTATGATAAAATTGCTGCTGCAGTTCCTATTTGTGGAGCTGGTAGTGTAGCCGATCCCTCTGATTTTTTACAACAAACACCTATTTGGGCACATCATAATTTTAATGATAATACCGTTGGTAAAGGTCAAACTATTAATAATATGAATAGAATTGCCAACATTACTAATTCTGTCATGACCGTTTATCCTTACGGCAGCAGTAATTCAGTTGCTGCTGATGATTATTCCATGCAATTTGATACGAATACCCAAACGTGGTCTTCCAGCGCCGGCGTTCATGAACCAAACGATAAACTCTCCTTTACGCTTTACAAAAATGGCAATCATGATGCTTGGACAAAAACATATAATAATCAGGAGGTATGGGATTGGATGTTTGCACAAAGCCTAAATACACTGAGTACTGATGCTGAAAATTTAGAAATATCTTTTAAAATATACCCAAACCCCACTTCAAATAAAGCGACTATTATTACAGCAAATACTGCTGAAAAAAAGGTGGAAATTTATAACCTTCTTGGTACAAAAATATATAGTAATGTATTATTTAAAGAACTTGATGTAAACGTGAGCACTTATGCTTCAGGCGTCTATATTGTAAAAGTTAGTGATGCGAATAATAATCAAAAAACCATACGTATGATAGTAAACTAA
- a CDS encoding NAD(P)/FAD-dependent oxidoreductase, with protein sequence MKTKHYNVFVIGSGIAGKTVAETCAKNKLTVGITDNREYGGTCANRGCDPKKVMLQFSALLEQSKRLNNLGVSKLPEINWKQVQNFKTEFTQKVPVSTEEHLKKLNIDLYHQSPVFISENKIIVEGITITANYFVIATGQIPRTLNIKGKKYLETSDAILDLEKVPKSASFIGAGYIGMEFATMLAVLGCNVTVFEYADSALLNFDSFLVEKLIAKMEKLGVAFIFNAEVAAIEKRTKNIRIKYTINGSKKRHKSRHVFNTGGRVPSISTLKLENANVDFDERGIIVNDFLQSKTNKKVYACGDVSNLSLPLTPLSGLQGSIVSENIINGNKKEFQFPLVPSTVFTQPNLSTVGLSEAEAKNRYKKVLIFKGDAQEWFNAKKGNEDTYAYKILANERTGEIVGAHILGHEANENINLLTVAINNKMTVSEFKRMIFTYPSYSNDLKYMLANK encoded by the coding sequence ATGAAAACCAAACACTATAACGTCTTTGTCATTGGTTCTGGAATTGCTGGAAAAACCGTTGCCGAGACCTGTGCTAAAAATAAATTAACCGTAGGCATTACCGATAATCGCGAGTATGGAGGCACTTGTGCGAATAGAGGTTGTGATCCAAAAAAAGTGATGCTTCAATTTTCTGCTTTGTTGGAGCAATCCAAACGCTTAAATAATTTAGGGGTATCAAAATTGCCTGAAATAAACTGGAAGCAAGTTCAAAATTTTAAAACGGAATTTACTCAGAAAGTTCCAGTGTCAACAGAAGAACATCTAAAAAAATTAAACATTGATCTGTACCACCAATCGCCTGTATTTATTTCAGAGAATAAAATTATTGTAGAGGGAATAACCATTACTGCAAATTATTTTGTTATTGCTACAGGTCAAATACCCAGAACATTAAATATTAAAGGTAAAAAGTACTTAGAAACCAGTGATGCTATCCTTGATCTGGAAAAGGTTCCTAAATCGGCAAGCTTTATAGGTGCTGGTTATATAGGCATGGAATTCGCAACTATGCTAGCAGTATTGGGTTGCAATGTCACTGTTTTTGAGTATGCTGATAGCGCACTTTTAAATTTTGATTCTTTTTTAGTTGAAAAACTAATCGCCAAAATGGAAAAGTTAGGCGTTGCATTTATTTTTAATGCTGAAGTTGCGGCAATAGAAAAACGCACTAAAAATATAAGAATAAAATATACGATTAACGGAAGTAAAAAAAGACATAAAAGCCGACACGTATTCAATACCGGGGGACGGGTACCGTCAATTAGCACTTTGAAACTTGAGAATGCAAACGTTGATTTTGATGAGCGCGGGATTATTGTAAATGATTTTCTTCAAAGTAAAACAAACAAAAAAGTGTATGCATGTGGTGATGTGTCTAATTTGTCTTTGCCTTTAACGCCTTTATCGGGTTTGCAAGGTTCTATTGTTAGTGAAAATATAATAAACGGAAACAAAAAAGAATTTCAATTTCCATTAGTCCCGTCAACAGTATTTACACAACCTAATTTGTCTACTGTTGGACTATCTGAAGCTGAAGCTAAAAACCGCTATAAAAAGGTGTTGATTTTTAAAGGAGATGCACAGGAGTGGTTCAATGCAAAAAAAGGAAATGAAGACACCTATGCCTATAAAATACTAGCAAACGAACGCACAGGTGAGATTGTGGGCGCTCATATTTTAGGACATGAAGCGAATGAAAATATCAACTTACTAACCGTAGCTATAAATAATAAGATGACGGTTTCAGAATTTAAACGTATGATTTTTACTTATCCCTCGTATAGTAATGATTTGAAATACATGCTGGCTAATAAATAG
- the alr gene encoding alanine racemase: protein MPKAQETILEIDLKSLKYNVAFIKSKLKNDTKFLAVVKAFAYGSDTVEIAKYLEHLGVDYFAVAYADEGIALRKAGIRTPILVLHPLPFNFKTLIEHCLEPSLYSSRVLKAFVAVAKDLKQKNYPVHIKFNTGLNRLGFAESETETVLNILDKNDAIKVKSLFSHLAASEVLEEKMFTLNQIETFKSIAKKVTKGLGYQPLLHQSNTSGILNYPEAHFDMVRSGIGLYGFGNDPKFDSYLKPIATLKTIISQIHTLKVGDTLGYNRAFKATEPIKTATLPIGHADGISRQFGNGKGFVFINGKKAAILGNVCMDMIMVDTTNIDCEEGDEVIVFGPEHTANQLSGSINSISYEIITAVSQRVKRVFLR, encoded by the coding sequence ATGCCTAAAGCGCAGGAGACTATTCTCGAAATAGATTTAAAGTCATTAAAATACAATGTTGCCTTTATTAAATCTAAACTAAAAAACGACACCAAATTCTTGGCTGTTGTTAAAGCCTTTGCCTATGGTAGCGATACGGTCGAAATTGCAAAGTATCTTGAGCATTTAGGCGTAGATTATTTTGCTGTTGCTTATGCCGATGAAGGCATTGCATTGCGTAAGGCTGGTATTCGCACACCCATTTTGGTATTACACCCGCTACCTTTTAATTTTAAAACATTAATAGAACACTGTTTAGAACCTAGTCTCTATTCGTCACGTGTTTTAAAAGCCTTTGTCGCGGTTGCAAAAGACTTAAAACAAAAAAATTATCCAGTACACATAAAGTTTAATACGGGTTTAAATAGACTAGGCTTTGCTGAATCTGAAACAGAAACCGTACTCAACATACTGGATAAAAATGATGCTATTAAAGTAAAGTCGCTCTTTTCACATTTAGCTGCCAGCGAGGTTCTCGAAGAAAAAATGTTTACGCTAAACCAAATTGAAACCTTTAAAAGTATAGCAAAAAAAGTAACAAAAGGTTTAGGATACCAACCCTTACTGCATCAAAGTAATACTTCTGGTATTTTAAACTATCCCGAGGCACATTTCGATATGGTTCGAAGCGGCATTGGTTTATATGGTTTTGGTAATGATCCTAAATTTGACAGCTATTTAAAACCAATTGCAACCTTAAAAACTATTATTTCACAAATCCACACCTTGAAGGTTGGCGATACTTTAGGCTACAACCGTGCGTTTAAAGCTACCGAACCAATAAAAACTGCAACCTTGCCTATTGGTCATGCAGATGGTATTAGTAGACAATTTGGAAATGGAAAAGGCTTTGTTTTTATTAATGGAAAAAAAGCAGCAATTCTTGGCAACGTTTGTATGGATATGATTATGGTAGACACTACCAACATTGATTGTGAAGAAGGTGATGAGGTTATCGTTTTTGGTCCAGAACATACTGCAAACCAACTTTCTGGAAGTATTAATTCCATTTCATATGAAATCATTACCGCTGTCTCTCAACGTGTAAAACGTGTGTTTCTTCGCTAA
- the mscL gene encoding large conductance mechanosensitive channel protein MscL: MLKEFKKFIMTGNVIDLAVAVLLAGAMSLVVKGFVSDIMMPIVGHFSGGLDFADMKIILDNAVIAADGTVTKPENAIMYGKWINTIINLIIVGFVLFLIVKAYNKTKTPPAPAAPAGPSEIDLLKEIRDALKK, translated from the coding sequence ATGCTTAAAGAATTTAAGAAATTTATTATGACAGGAAATGTCATAGATTTAGCTGTAGCCGTTTTATTAGCAGGAGCAATGAGTCTTGTAGTAAAAGGCTTCGTATCTGATATTATGATGCCTATTGTTGGTCATTTCTCCGGCGGATTAGATTTTGCTGATATGAAAATCATACTTGACAATGCCGTAATTGCAGCAGATGGTACAGTTACTAAACCTGAAAATGCTATTATGTACGGAAAGTGGATTAATACCATAATAAATTTAATTATTGTAGGTTTCGTGTTATTCCTAATTGTTAAGGCTTACAACAAAACCAAAACACCACCTGCTCCCGCAGCACCAGCTGGTCCATCAGAAATTGATTTACTTAAAGAAATTAGAGATGCTTTAAAAAAGTAA
- a CDS encoding M28 family peptidase: protein MLKKTGLLITIVLVLLNCKSVNKTQDFKNATAAAFNYFDLVNKQFTGDIAYETTAFVEKYWRVVGNTGFNKSIYEIAKQLEKAGYALEENALPESVLTYRIEKRPLKDPTWEPVSAIVNIQGEKEPLLYQLTNRNMVALNSYSTPKEGVTAEVIYISDLKTLKDTAVKGKIVFVESSPARVFQTAVVEGGALGVLSYSNPSYLQPEKNTTSIQFRSIPLNQDVKGWAIALSYKAKERLKTRLSNGAVTLNVAIVTKVYDSEELTIVADIKGSKRPDERLVFSAHVQEPGANDNATGVGVALEMASLTAKLIRAEKIRPQRTLTFLWGDEIISTKRYVEEDTIRAKDIKWGISLDMVGENTAITGGSFLIEKMPDPSAVWTRGNDKHTEWGGMKMSLEQMKPHYLNDFLIDIFKAQGKRANWTVNTNPFEGGSDHMPFLSANIPSVLFWHFTDQFYHTDNDRLDKVSRETLKNVGTASLVSAFTLLNSDETTAKVIIKQIEDTAVERLNEELKQSRIALDQGEDLKTQIAILEAWEDWYVKAIETTSDMVEDQSLIKAEIEASQQSIRARAKISVAQISN from the coding sequence ATGTTAAAAAAAACAGGTCTTCTCATCACTATTGTACTAGTGTTACTGAATTGTAAATCAGTAAATAAAACTCAGGACTTTAAAAATGCCACGGCAGCAGCATTCAATTATTTCGATTTAGTTAATAAACAATTTACTGGAGACATCGCCTACGAAACTACTGCCTTTGTAGAAAAATATTGGCGTGTTGTTGGTAATACGGGCTTTAATAAAAGTATTTATGAAATCGCTAAGCAGCTTGAAAAAGCAGGCTACGCTTTAGAAGAAAACGCTTTGCCAGAAAGTGTGTTAACGTATCGCATAGAGAAACGGCCGCTTAAAGACCCAACCTGGGAACCTGTTTCTGCCATTGTAAATATTCAAGGCGAGAAAGAACCTTTATTGTACCAATTAACGAACCGAAATATGGTGGCTTTAAATTCGTATAGCACACCAAAAGAAGGCGTTACGGCTGAGGTTATTTATATATCAGATTTAAAGACCCTAAAAGATACGGCGGTAAAAGGTAAAATAGTTTTTGTAGAATCAAGTCCTGCAAGGGTGTTTCAAACTGCAGTTGTCGAAGGTGGAGCACTAGGTGTTTTATCGTACAGCAACCCCAGTTATTTACAACCAGAAAAAAACACAACTTCTATTCAGTTTCGTTCTATTCCTTTAAATCAAGACGTAAAAGGCTGGGCCATTGCACTGTCTTACAAAGCTAAAGAACGATTAAAGACCCGTTTAAGTAATGGCGCAGTAACATTAAATGTAGCTATTGTGACGAAAGTCTATGATTCTGAAGAATTAACCATTGTTGCCGATATTAAAGGCTCAAAAAGACCTGATGAACGCTTGGTTTTTAGTGCTCACGTTCAAGAACCAGGAGCAAACGATAATGCGACAGGAGTGGGCGTAGCTTTAGAAATGGCTTCATTAACGGCAAAACTAATTAGAGCAGAAAAAATCAGACCGCAGCGTACCTTGACTTTCCTTTGGGGTGATGAAATAATATCTACAAAACGTTATGTAGAAGAAGATACAATACGCGCAAAAGATATAAAATGGGGGATTAGCTTGGACATGGTTGGAGAAAATACGGCCATTACTGGCGGTTCTTTTTTAATTGAAAAAATGCCAGATCCAAGTGCCGTCTGGACTAGGGGTAACGATAAACACACAGAATGGGGGGGTATGAAAATGAGCTTAGAGCAAATGAAACCACATTACTTAAACGATTTTCTAATTGATATATTCAAGGCACAAGGGAAACGAGCCAACTGGACAGTCAATACAAATCCCTTTGAAGGAGGGAGCGATCATATGCCCTTTTTAAGCGCCAATATACCAAGTGTTTTGTTTTGGCATTTTACAGATCAATTTTATCATACCGATAATGATCGATTAGATAAAGTCTCTAGAGAGACACTTAAAAATGTTGGTACGGCGTCGTTAGTTTCTGCTTTCACGCTTTTAAATTCAGATGAAACTACGGCTAAGGTTATTATAAAGCAAATTGAAGACACAGCAGTAGAACGATTAAATGAAGAGTTAAAACAAAGTAGAATAGCTTTAGACCAAGGAGAAGACTTAAAAACACAAATAGCAATACTAGAAGCTTGGGAAGACTGGTATGTTAAAGCTATTGAAACAACAAGTGATATGGTAGAAGATCAGTCACTTATAAAAGCTGAAATTGAAGCCTCTCAACAGAGCATTCGTGCCAGAGCTAAAATCAGTGTAGCACAAATCAGCAATTAA